CGTACTTCGGGATCCGCGAGGGGGCGGGGGTTCTCGTCCTCGAGATCGACGAGGCGAGCCCGGCATCCGAGGCGGGGTTCCGGAGCGGGGATGTCATCCTCGCCGTCGGCGGCGAGCCGACCGGAACCGCCGAGGCGGTCCAGCGCGCGGTGGCGGCCCGCGACCCGGGCGAGACGGTGGAGTTCGAGCGCCTCCGGAAGGGGAACGCGGAGCGCGTCTCGGTGACCTTGGGGGAGAAGCCCCTCCTCCCGTGGGCTGCAAGAGCCTGGAAGCCGTTCGCGCGGTTCGATCGCGAGGCCGCTCGCGGTCTCGGAGAGAAGATCGAGCGCCAAGTGGAGAGGCTGGAGAAGGAGATGGAGAAACTCAAGAAGGAGATCGAACGCATGAAGAACAAATAGCTCGGCACATGCCCCCCTTCCCCACGATCCCACACGGGTGTTAGGCTAGGAGTGGCGGCACCCGAACTCGCATCGCGCCCGCGTTTCGCCCGAACCACGAGGTCCCCGCAAGACGATCATGAAGGTCACGGAGGTTTACGCGAGCCTTCTCGGCGAATCCACGGAAAGCGGACGGCCATGCGTCCTCGTCCGCTTCACCGGATGCTCCCTCCGCTGCCGCTACTGCGACACGCCGTACGCCTTCCACGGAGGAGAGGAGATGGCGCCCGAAGAGGTCGCGGCCCGGGTCCGCGAGCACGGGATCGATCTCGTTCTCCTCACCGGAGGGGAGCCTCTCGAGCAAGAGGATCTCCCCCGCCTCGTCGAGATCCTCCTTGGCCGAGGGCACGAGGTGCTGGTCGAGACCGGCGGGCATCGTCCGATCGAGACGCTCGATCCTCGCGTCCTCAAAATCCTCGACATCAAGTGTCCGGGGAGCGGCCACGCGGACGCCATGCTCTGGAGCAACCTCGACGCGCTCGGCCCGCGGGACGAGGTCAAGTTCGTCCTCGTCGACCGGGCGGACTATGAATGGGCGAAGGGAGCGCTCGCGGAGAAACTCCGCGGCGTGCGCGGGCCGGTTCTCTTCTCCGCCGCGTACGGGCGGCTCGCCCCGGCGGAGCTGGCGGGATGGATTCTCGAGGACCGCCTCCCGGTCCGCCTGGGGATCCAACTTCACCGGATCCTCTGGCCGGACCGCGAGCGGGGGGTTTGAGGAATGGAGGGGCGCGTGCGATCGGTCGTCCTCGTGAGCGGAGGGATGGACAGCCTCGTGGCCGCCGCGCTCGCCGTCCGGGAGGGAGAAGCGGCCTTCCTGCACGTCTCGTACGGCCAGCGAACCGAGGCGCGCGAGCGGCGTGCGTTCCGCGCGATCGCGGACCACTACCGGATCGAAAAGCGCCTCGAGGTCGACTTTCCGGCGCTCAAGGCGATCGGCGGATCCGCCCTGACCGACCCCTCGATCCCGATCCGGACCGGTGGGATCGACAGGGACTCGGTGCCGGCCTCCTATGTTCCGTTCCGGAACGGCCTCTTGGTCTCGATCGCGGTCTCGTGGGCGGAGGCGATCGGAGCGGGCGCGGTGTACATCGGGGCGGTGGAGGAGGACTCCTCCGGGTACCCCGACTGCCGCCAGGCGTTCTTCAACGCGTTCGGCGAGGCGGTCCGGATCGGAGCGGCAAGGGGCGAGTCGATACGGATCGTCACGCCGCTCATCCGCATGTCGAAGCGCGAGATCGTCCGTCTGGGCCTTGAGCTCGGGGCGCCCTTTTCGCTCTCTTGGTCCTGCTACGTCGGGGAGGAGACGGCCTGCGGCGTTTGTGATTCGTGCCGCCTGAGGCTGCGGGCCTTCCGGGAAAACGGCGTCCCGGACCCGATCCCCTATGCCTCCGGAACCGAGGGATGAGGGTCGGCCGCGTTTTTTTCGGCGTCGTGTGAACAATCACCCGTCCCTGGGAGTAAGGAGGGTAGCGCCGACCATCGGGGGGGGATTCGAGATGTTCGAGTTGTTCGCCTTGTTCGTTCTGATCGCGGTCTTCGTCGTCGCGGTGAAGCTGTTCGGCCTCGTTCTTCACGTACTCCTCTTCCCGCTCAAGCTCGCGGCGGGCTTGTTGTTCGGTCTTCTCCTCCTCCCGATCCTCCTCCTCGCCCTCCCGTTTCTCCTGATTGCCGGGATCGGCGCGGTGCTGGGGATCGGCGTTCTCCTCCTCCTTCTTCTCGCCGCCGGTCTCGCCGCCCTGGCCGCCGTCCTCTAGCACGAAAAGAAGAGGACCCCGAGCGATCGCCTGCGAGGTCCTTGCGTGGAATCGAGAACCTGGTTTTCTTTCAGGCCCTAGAACAAGAAATGGATGTTGAAGGTCGCGGCCGCAACATGGGTCTGGGTCTTCGCGCCGCCGAGACCGAGCGCGAGCGGGTAGAGCGCCGCTCCGACGGTGACTTGGTCGGTTACGAGCGTGGAGAGCCCGAGGAAGAAGCCGAGATCGACCAGGGTCGCCGCCTCGCCCTTGTCGTCGAAGGTCCCGTTCGTCACGAACGCGATCGAACCTCCCATCTCGACGGGAATCCCGTAGTACTCCCACGGCTTGAAGGCGATCTTCGACCCGAAGGCGATCTGGGC
Above is a genomic segment from Candidatus Eisenbacteria bacterium containing:
- the queC gene encoding 7-cyano-7-deazaguanine synthase QueC, which encodes MRSVVLVSGGMDSLVAAALAVREGEAAFLHVSYGQRTEARERRAFRAIADHYRIEKRLEVDFPALKAIGGSALTDPSIPIRTGGIDRDSVPASYVPFRNGLLVSIAVSWAEAIGAGAVYIGAVEEDSSGYPDCRQAFFNAFGEAVRIGAARGESIRIVTPLIRMSKREIVRLGLELGAPFSLSWSCYVGEETACGVCDSCRLRLRAFRENGVPDPIPYASGTEG
- a CDS encoding radical SAM protein, with protein sequence MKVTEVYASLLGESTESGRPCVLVRFTGCSLRCRYCDTPYAFHGGEEMAPEEVAARVREHGIDLVLLTGGEPLEQEDLPRLVEILLGRGHEVLVETGGHRPIETLDPRVLKILDIKCPGSGHADAMLWSNLDALGPRDEVKFVLVDRADYEWAKGALAEKLRGVRGPVLFSAAYGRLAPAELAGWILEDRLPVRLGIQLHRILWPDRERGV